The Candidatus Dadabacteria bacterium DNA segment CGCTTCCGGAGGAGAACTCTCAAGAATAATGCTTCTGTTTAAAAGCTTTGTTTCCACCGGCGATGCCGGCTCGATCTTCATATTTGACGAGGTGGATGCCGGCATAGGGGGAGTTGTGGCCGAGAGCATAGGGGAGAAAATAAGGAGTCTCTCCAATGAAAGCCAGGTAGTGTGCATAACGCATCTGCCTCAGGTCGCGAAATTCGCGAACACCCACCTGCTTGTGGCGAAGGAGTTTGGCGAGGGCGGTACGGATGTCTCTGTTAATGCGCTTGGTGAAGAGGAGAGGGTCTTGGAAATTGGCAGGATGCTTGCAGGGAAAAGTGTGTCCGAAAAGACCTTTGAAGTTGCCCGCGAACTCATAAAAGAAGCCGCTCGAGGTTCCCTGCCGTAAAGTGGTATGGAAAAACCGGCTGAATTCAGGGAATTACCGTTTTAAGTAACCGGCACTCCTAAAATACTCCTGTGAGTAACTTGTAATGGTTTTCTGAGTATGGGAGACTTTATGTAAAAGGCCCCAACGGCTTTCGAGACCGTGTCTCTGGTGTTGCCGTCACCAGCGCTTGACCATCTCAACTATGGGGCTTTCTCTTTATCCTACTTGACGTGATTCTTTAGCTGTCAATAGCATTTCCAAGGGTTTTTTGTTATAATCATTTCCGTTCGTAGTGCAAAGAGTACCCGCTAGGTCGGGTCTCTGTGAATACAAAACCCATCTGGGAAATAAGCAGAAAGCCAAATCTCTTTGTGCTACGAACAAGGCCCGACGCCTATGTGTCGAGTCAAGGAGTAATTAATATGAATTTTGGTGTGGGTATTATGGCTTTACCGCTTTTGTTGGCTACTTCTCTTATGGCTGGTGTGGATTCGAGAGCAGCTACTTGTAGCGATAGAGAATACTCTGTGTTCATAGAGTGTCTTAATATGGGTAAACAATACAAAGAAGCGCAAGAAAAGCCTTGGTTATACGAGGAATGGGAAATTGACAGTCTTGAAAAAAAGGGTGCAGAAAAGTGTGTACCGTTCTCACGTTTCGACATATTTGAAGCTTGTATGGATAGAATGTTTAGAGAAAACTTACCAATTGCGCCAGATTAAAAAAAGATCAAAGGGAGGTGTAGTTTGGCGTGTGACATTACTCACCCTCACCATACTTCTCTTACTCGATCTAATAAGACCACTACACACTAATGCCGAAACAACAAAGTGTAGCGATAAAGCACTCGCTATCTACGAGGATTGCTTAACCGTAGAAGAGGAACTAATTGAAATGTACTACGACTTAGACTTGTATAGCGATTGGGAAGTTCAAAATTTGACTAATCGCTATCAGAAATGTGAAAGCTTCAAGCAGAAAGAGTCTAGATATGCGGATTGTGTAGGAAGACACACTTTTGGGGATAAGTGGTATAAAATGTTTCCTGAATAAAAAAGTGGGGTTCAACATAAAACAGCACTTCGCCGTAATCGGAAGCGGATGAAGTAAGCTAACACTTGGTTGACCCCTAAATCCCGGTTCCTAGGGCACTGAACGCAGTTAGCGAGAACTGGTAGAATCCTGATTCTATGACCTAACTGGTGGGTTTGAATCCCACTCCTAGGAACCGGTTTTAATTTCTATAAATGATAGAAATGGACGATCTGAGGGTGGTTTTTCCTGCCGTGAGGCAGATTCTTTACACCCGACGAGCAAGTGCGTATTCTCATGATTTCGGATGCCAATTCTCATTAAAACCGGTCGGTGATTCTCACTGAATTCGGACATCCGGTTCTCTCTTTTTTTCTTCTTCAAAACAGACTTTACCACGTCAGTAATTTTCAGTAGAGTGGGGGTCTTAGGAGTGCCGGTTACTTAAAACGGTAATTTCCTGAATTCAGGCGGCTTCACTCTTGGTCGAAACCGGCGAACCCCTCTGCCACTATAGTTTCAAGTGTGGCAACCTGGCCTTCGGTAAGCTCTGGGAATTCTTTTTTGCGGCGTTTCTTGGGAAAGATGCCTCCGTTTTGGCGAATGAACATGATGATGTCTTCCGCTGTCCGGTTCGACACATCAAAGGCGTTTATGATCCGCCTCGCGGTGGCATCATGGCGTTTCAGATAGTCAATTTCGCGCGGCAGGTCGGATTCTATCGTTTGCAGGATACAGCCGTAGAGAAATTCCGCTTCGTTCGTGCAGTCGTAATAGCGGTAGAGATCCAAGGTATCGTTTGTTACTTCCACATTACCGTCCGGCAGCGCCCTCCAGTCTATGAACTGCATCAGGGGGCCCGAATGCGCCCGCAACGCAGCTCCGTAGTCGTCTATACGGTTCAGCATTACCGATGAGACGGGAAATACCATCCGTGGAGGCGTGAATCTGCGCTCCGCGAGGACTTGATGAATCAGGCAGCGGTGCAGGCGCCCGTTTCCGTCGGTAAACGGATGGATATATATAAACCCGAACGCCACGCAGGCGGCATGAAGAACGGGGTTGACGCCTGAGTTGCGCATACGGTCTCCGCATTCGTTAAGTGTGGTCATTACACGCTCGACATCGTCGTGACGCGCGCCGATAAACTCGGGCAGGGGTTCATAGTTGCGGTTGCGACCGCCGAGAAACACCTCTTCGGTTCTGTATCCCGTGGTTCTTCTGGATTGATCGTTGCCGATCAGGATGCTGTGGAGGCGATAGATTTCCGTATGCCGAAGGGGCCTCTTCCCAGCCTCCATAACCGCGCGTCCCCATCCCTCGAGGCGATTGACCGGCGGACGTTCCCCCTCGATCTCAAAGCTTGCCCGGCTGTCTTCAAGCAATACGAAGCTTGCGGCGCGAGCGGTGAGTTGCGCGCCAGCTTTCCCGATTGTGTCCCGGGTTTTTGCTGAAAGGTCGAGAGCAATCATTTTTTCAAGCTTCGGAGTTCGCCTTATGACAGGACACAGCTCCCCGGTACCCAGAAGATTGTCACGGACGCGGTGTCGTGGTGAAATCAGCCTCTCGCCCGTATAGTAGCGGTCCGGGTCGATGGCTTCGACGGCCGTGGCCGCCGGGGCGTCTGCAATGTCAAGGCGCCTGCCGGTCAGAGTCTCAAAGAAGAACCATATCCTCCGTGTGGTGATCCCCCTCGGTTTAGCGCGGATCATTTTGACAAGTGCGGTTTCGGGAACCGCCTGGAGAATTCTTTTAAGGACCAGAAGATCGATCGTTTCATGTCGCATTGCGAAGGTCAGGTGTCCTTCGAGCGTCGACTCCGGGCGATACCTCTTGTCATAGATATTCCAGGCGCCGTCGCTTCGTCTGTTTCCTCGAACGTGCCTTTGCGAAACGCAGGAGAGATTGCGGACTGGCGCGGCGACGTCAAGCGAGTGGACCAAGGCGGACCAGCCGACCAGCTCTGTACCCTGTGGAAGGGGACTGCCCTGAAAGAAATCCGGTGTTACGCTCTGTATTCGCATTGTTCGAAGATCCTTTATGCCTGTCGAAATATGCTATATAAATTCCAATTATGTCGAGTTTCCATATTTTATCTTTCATAATGTCGAAAATCAAGGATTTATGTCGAAAATTATATTATTGATGTTAGAAATGTCGAAAACCGATGTTCAGGTGAAATCCAGAATCTGGTCTCGCAGAACTCTTCTGCTCTGCCTTTCTATGTGGAATGGGAGTTAGCTGATCGTCTTCGTCTCATAGGAGCAGAAAACCACCGCGGTGAGAACCGTTGTCCAGAGCCCGTTTTTATCTCCCACTGCAGTCTGCGTTACGTTTCTGCTTTTTACCTTGTGCCCGCTTATCTCCCATATGTCCTTCTGCTCGTCGTAACTTTTATCGGGATCAAAGGGGGCGTTAAGCGTGGTGGCGAGCATGTAGGCGGCAAGATCTTCGGCGTATTCTCCCGCGAGGGTCTCTTTCTGCCCGTAGCTGTGGTGTTCAGATATGTATCCGTAGCGCGTTTTGTCCTTCGGGATCGCGAGGCCGGTGGACGCGGCGATAAGCCTGCTGGGTTCGTTTGTGGAATTCTCGCTCATTACCACAAACGTTATCTGCCCGGGGGAGAGCATGGTGAGTCCCTGGTTTCTGCTTACCAGCTGACAGCCCGGGGGAAATATGCTTGAAACCTTGACCAGGTTGAACTGCGCGATACCCGCGTTCCTTAAGGCGAGCTCGAAGCTTGAGAGCTTTTCCTTGTGCTTGCCCACGCCCTTGGTTACAAAAGCTTTTGTCGGGGTCAACCCACCACTCCTTATAAACCTGCATTCAAGTTATATTTACTAGGTGAATTTGTCAAACGGGGGCAAACCGCGATGAAATTCGGAGCGCATGTTTCAATAGCCGGCGGGATTGAGAATGCCCCGCTTAGGGCGAGGCAGCTTGGATGCGAATGCTTTCAGATGTTCACCCGCTCTCCAAGAGGCGGCAGACCCCCGGAACTTGAAGATCGCCTGCTCGAAGCCTTTTTTCTTAACTGCTCCGAGGTCTCCATAAGCGATTACTACGTTCACACCCCTTATTTCATAAACCTGGCTTCCGGAAAAGAGGACCTGAGGGAAAAAAGCGTGGCTCTGGTAAGAGAGGAGCTTGAAAGATCAAGCGCCCTGGGGGTGAAATACATGATGACCCACATAGGAAGCGCCAAAGATATCCAAAGAGATACAGCGATAAACAATGTGGTTGACTCCCTTTTGAGGGTTCTCGAGAACTACAGCGGCACAACTCATCTTCTGCTTGAGAACACGGCGGGCCAAGGGCATACCATAGGTGCTAGCTTCGAGGAGATCTCGCTCATACTGCGACGCGTTACATATGACGATCTCGGAGTCTGTATAGATACCGCCCATATGTTCGCTTCCGGCTACGATATAAGGACCCGCGAGGGCGTAGAGGAGCTGGTAGAGAGCCTCGGTGCCGCGTTTGCCCCCGAAACGGTGAGACTTGTTCACGCGAACGATTCCAAGGTCGAATTCAATTCCGGCAAGGACCGTCACGAACATCCGGGGGAGGGGAAGATAGGAATTGACTGCTTCAGCGCTATGATCGGGAACCCGTTTTTCGAGGATCTTGATATGATAGTGGAAATGCCGCCCCCCGAAGTGGCAAAGGACGTCGCGCTTCTTAAGAGACTGAGAGACGGAAATACGTGATCTCAAGGCTGGAGAGAAAAACCGCTTTCACCTGTCCGTTGACCGTCAACGTAAATACTGTTCTCCTCGTCAATCGCGACCCTCCCGTTTGCGATCAGGTCATGGATCACGAAGGGAAACAGCTTCCATTCGCCTTGTTCTCTGATTTTCTCTTCCATTGCCTCCACGTCCCCGACGGCAAAGCCCTCAAGCGATATGTCGGCTGACTGGGCGATCACGGTTCCGAACCTTGTTTCGGGGTTGTTTTCAAGGTAGACGGTACATCTTATGGTTTTCTCCCTGTTCTCTAATGCTTGGACGCACGCGCTTTTGCCTCTTACGAGGTAGTTCTTTGTTGTGTCTCCCGGGTAGAGGTTTAAGATCCTGTTTGCGAATCTGTCGGTAAACATGCGGCTTAATCTCCTCCGGTAGCCCGCCAATACCACGAGATCGGGCTCAAAAAGCCTTTCGATATGGGAAATCACTGCCGAATCGTAAAGAATCCGTCCGCCTTCATCCGAAGGGGGCTTACCAAGATCTGCGAAGAATTTCTCGGAACCTATGGATGAAGTTTCGATCTTAAGCCTTTTCGCCTTTGCGAGAACCGGGGCCTCGGGGTCATTTGAAAACACATGCTCTATAGTTCCATAGTTTTTTCCGCCGTTTTGCTCAAGCTTCCTCTGCCTTGAGTGTATTTTCTCGAAGTTTGTTCCTCTGCCCGAGGCAAGAACGAGAATTTTCATCGGGCGGGTGGTGTCTGAGTAAAGTGGCGTTATTTGCATTGATTGCTTTATCGTTTAATTTTTATGCAATTTCACGTAAGTGTGACGCAGTATGACAGAAAGCAGAAACTTGATCATGAGAATCGCTACGGCCGTTGTGGCCGTACCTATACTTCTTCTCATATTCTACCACGGGGGAGTGTACTATCTCGCCTTGATCTGTCTGATAGGGGCCTTGTGCTCTCTTGAGTTCTTCCTGCTTGCGGGCCCGGACATACGGAAGACGAGAAAGATTTATATTACGGCCATCTCCCTGCTTCTGATCGTGAGCGCGTTTTTCGACTTCAGGCTTATGAGTCTTTTTTTCACCTTCCTGATATTTCTCTCCATAATACTCGAATTCCGCAAAAAGGATTTCAGCGACTGCCTGCGGGATCTGGGCATGACCCTTCTGCCGCTTGTATATTTCGGCTGGATGCTTGCCCACGGGGTGTTGCTTAGAAATATCCCGGGCGGCGTGGACGTGGGGGACTACGGTTTCTTCAATGGAGGTTCCGGGGATGTCGGTTTTTTCCTCGTGGTGCTTGCGGTTTCATGCACTTTTCTTAACGACGCCGGAGCGTATTCCTTCGGAAAAGCTTTCGGGAAAAAGAAGCTTGCCAGTCATATAAGTTCAGGCAAGACCGTGGTGGGGCTCATCGGGGGATTCTTTGTTTCGGTCGTAAGCGCCTTCGTGGTGAATTTCATATTCAGCAATCCCCTTCCTTCTCTCTGGGTGGTTCTTTACGCGGTAATAATAGCCGCGGCCGCGGTTGCGGGAGACCTTTTCGAATCCACCATAAAAAGGGGGGCGGGGGTAAAGGATTCAGGCTCCCTGATCCCCGGACATGGCGGGGTGCTTGACAGGTTCGACAGCCTGATATTCGTCTTTCCCTGCACATATTATACTTCCCTGATTTTCTTTCGCCTGAGCGAGACAGGCGCCGTCCTGTAAGGAGGGGTGAAAATGGAAATATCCATAGTGGACAGGGAGGAATTCATTGACGCCCCCGCCAAGGAAGAACTTGTGTCCCTGATTGAAAAAGTGCTCGCGTATCTTGATCTCTCCGCCCGAAGCGAACTCTGCGTCTCGCTTGTGAGCGACGTGGACATGAGGGAGCTTAACCGGCGTTACAGGCAGATTGACACAACTACGGATGTTCTCTGTTTTCCGCAGAAAAGTGATGTAAACCCCGATCTTCTGGGCGATATAGTGATATCCTACCAGACGGCCCTCCGCCACTCCCGGAGGTTTGAGATCACGGTTGAAGAAGAACTGCGGTTGCTTATAGTCCATGCGGTCCTGCACCTGCTGGGGTTTGATCACAAGAAGAAAAAAGAAAGAGAGACAATGCGCAAGAAAGAGAAAGAGGTGCTTAGCTACCTTGCTGAGGCTGGGTAGGGGGTTTCCGGTCACCCCGGTTCCTTAAGATCCTCTTTAATCTTCTCGATTTCCTTTACTGTAGGCAGGTCCTTAAGGCTCTTAAGACCGAATGTCTCAAGGAAAAGATTTGTGGTTTTGTAGAGAAAAGGCTTTCCCGGAACTTCCTTTCTTCCCGCGATCTCGATGAATCTTCTATCAAGTAGCATGCTTACGCTGCTTGAGCAGTCCACCCCTCTTATTTTTTCAACCTCGATCTTCGTAACGGGCTGCTCATAAGCCATTATGGCAAGCACTTCGAGGGAGGCCTTGGAGAGCCTGAACTTCTTTATTTCCTTGTTAAACTCGACTATGTATTGCGAATACTCGGGACGGGTTCTGAACTGATATCCCTCGGCGACGCTGCTTAGAATGAAACTTCGCCCCATCTCCTCCCAGCGCCCCTGGAGTTCGCTTATGGCGTCGGTTATCTCTTTTTTCTCGACGTCCTTCAGGAACTCGGAAATTTCCTGAATGGTTAGGGGCTGTTTCGAAACGAATATCAAGCATTCTATTATATTTTCAAGAGAACTTCTATCGTCCATTTTCCTCCCTCAGAATCATCTTTATGGGTTCTTCGAAGGTCGGCTGAAAAACATCCAGGATGCCGTCTTTCAGCAGCTCCAGTATCGAGAGAAAGGTTACCACGAGTTTCATGCGGTTTTTATCCCCTTCGAAAAGATCCTCGAAGAGAACCTCTTTTTCCTTTCTCATTATTTCGATTACCTGGTTTTTTCTTTCATCAACGGTGTAAGTCTGCGGGGCTAGGGATATTTCCCTTGTCTCGGCCTTCTCTATGTCCTCGCATATCTTAGAGAAGGTGTCCACTAGGGACCAGAGGTCGAATTTCACGAATTCCGTCTCTTCTTCCGGTTCTCCAAACATTTCCCTGCGGTCGTAACCCGCCAGGAAAACGTCTTTTCCGAGAATTTCCATCCCCCCGAGCTCCGCCGCCGCGCTTCTGTACTTCTCATACTCAAGCAGGCGCCTTACGAGTTCCTCCCTGGGGTCCTCTTCCTCCTCTTCGCCTTCCTCCTTTATCCTGGGAAGAAGCATGCGCGACTTTATGTACCCCAGTTCGGCCGCCATGGCCATGTAGTCCCCGACGATCTCGAGGTTCACGTCCTTTAGGAACTCAAGATATTCAAGGTACTGCTCGGTTATGAGCGCGATGGGTATGTCGTAGATGTCCACCTCGTGTTTCTTTATGAGGTGAAGCAGCAGGTCAAGCGGGCCGTTGAATATCTCGAGCTGTACGCTGTAGGCTGATTGAGGGTCTTCCATTTCTTCGTTTCTCTCGGCAATCACTACGGGTTCATCGCCCGGATCACGATCTCGAGTTCGCTCGGGCTGAAATTGCACATTTGTATAAAGATAACCACAGGAACGCGTATGAAGTAACCCAGGAACTGCCCGCCGAACAGGAAAAAGGCGAAAAGAATGAAT contains these protein-coding regions:
- a CDS encoding cell filamentation protein Fic — its product is MRIQSVTPDFFQGSPLPQGTELVGWSALVHSLDVAAPVRNLSCVSQRHVRGNRRSDGAWNIYDKRYRPESTLEGHLTFAMRHETIDLLVLKRILQAVPETALVKMIRAKPRGITTRRIWFFFETLTGRRLDIADAPAATAVEAIDPDRYYTGERLISPRHRVRDNLLGTGELCPVIRRTPKLEKMIALDLSAKTRDTIGKAGAQLTARAASFVLLEDSRASFEIEGERPPVNRLEGWGRAVMEAGKRPLRHTEIYRLHSILIGNDQSRRTTGYRTEEVFLGGRNRNYEPLPEFIGARHDDVERVMTTLNECGDRMRNSGVNPVLHAACVAFGFIYIHPFTDGNGRLHRCLIHQVLAERRFTPPRMVFPVSSVMLNRIDDYGAALRAHSGPLMQFIDWRALPDGNVEVTNDTLDLYRYYDCTNEAEFLYGCILQTIESDLPREIDYLKRHDATARRIINAFDVSNRTAEDIIMFIRQNGGIFPKKRRKKEFPELTEGQVATLETIVAEGFAGFDQE
- a CDS encoding arginine decarboxylase, pyruvoyl-dependent — protein: MTPTKAFVTKGVGKHKEKLSSFELALRNAGIAQFNLVKVSSIFPPGCQLVSRNQGLTMLSPGQITFVVMSENSTNEPSRLIAASTGLAIPKDKTRYGYISEHHSYGQKETLAGEYAEDLAAYMLATTLNAPFDPDKSYDEQKDIWEISGHKVKSRNVTQTAVGDKNGLWTTVLTAVVFCSYETKTIS
- a CDS encoding deoxyribonuclease IV, with product MKFGAHVSIAGGIENAPLRARQLGCECFQMFTRSPRGGRPPELEDRLLEAFFLNCSEVSISDYYVHTPYFINLASGKEDLREKSVALVREELERSSALGVKYMMTHIGSAKDIQRDTAINNVVDSLLRVLENYSGTTHLLLENTAGQGHTIGASFEEISLILRRVTYDDLGVCIDTAHMFASGYDIRTREGVEELVESLGAAFAPETVRLVHANDSKVEFNSGKDRHEHPGEGKIGIDCFSAMIGNPFFEDLDMIVEMPPPEVAKDVALLKRLRDGNT
- the ybeY gene encoding rRNA maturation RNase YbeY — its product is MEISIVDREEFIDAPAKEELVSLIEKVLAYLDLSARSELCVSLVSDVDMRELNRRYRQIDTTTDVLCFPQKSDVNPDLLGDIVISYQTALRHSRRFEITVEEELRLLIVHAVLHLLGFDHKKKKERETMRKKEKEVLSYLAEAG
- the scpB gene encoding SMC-Scp complex subunit ScpB — protein: MDDRSSLENIIECLIFVSKQPLTIQEISEFLKDVEKKEITDAISELQGRWEEMGRSFILSSVAEGYQFRTRPEYSQYIVEFNKEIKKFRLSKASLEVLAIMAYEQPVTKIEVEKIRGVDCSSSVSMLLDRRFIEIAGRKEVPGKPFLYKTTNLFLETFGLKSLKDLPTVKEIEKIKEDLKEPG
- a CDS encoding segregation/condensation protein A, producing the protein MIAERNEEMEDPQSAYSVQLEIFNGPLDLLLHLIKKHEVDIYDIPIALITEQYLEYLEFLKDVNLEIVGDYMAMAAELGYIKSRMLLPRIKEEGEEEEEDPREELVRRLLEYEKYRSAAAELGGMEILGKDVFLAGYDRREMFGEPEEETEFVKFDLWSLVDTFSKICEDIEKAETREISLAPQTYTVDERKNQVIEIMRKEKEVLFEDLFEGDKNRMKLVVTFLSILELLKDGILDVFQPTFEEPIKMILREENGR